The genomic DNA GACTTCGTCCAGCACGAGCTCACCCGCGACTACCTGCGGAGCCTCACGCGCCGCGGAACGTCCAAGGTCGACGCCTTCGTCACCGTGCTGACGACCGACGACTACCGCGTACAGGTCCAGCCGGTCGCCTACACGACGAAGTCCGCCGACCGCAGCCAAGAGCAGGCCATCCGCAGTACAATGGTCGACCTTGTCGAGGAAAGCGCCGCCGACAACACCTTCGCCGACCTCATCGACAGCATCGTCGAGGGCCGGCTCTCGTCGGCCATCTACAACGAGGCAAAGACCATCTACCCGCTGCGCCGCGTCGAGATTCAGAAGACTCGACTGCAGGCCAGCCCCGAAGAGGTCGCGGCCGAAGAGGAAGCCAGCGTCGACGTCGACGACTGATACAGGCCGCCGCAACGAACGACCGGCAAGCGCCGGACCGTCCGGCCCTCGTCGGCACCACGTTTCGGTGCGCTGTCCGAAGGCAACTCCTTAATTTTGCGTCTGCGCTCGGCAACCGTCACGAACTTTCCTTTTATATTAATCTTTTGGCGCCTATAACCGGCAATATTGCCGAAGGGATTATATCGGTAACGAAGAATCGACCTTACAACAGCCATGGTATCCGGTATCTTCGCACAGCTTGCGGGTGTCGTTGATGGCAGCGACACTGGGGGAGACAGAGCGGAAAACGCCGGCGGAAACAGCGAGTCGCCGGGCGAGCGACTGGAACGAGTGCGGACAGCGGTCGGCTACGACGACGCCGACGCTGCCAGGTTGGCCGACGAAACAGGGGCTATCGACGGTGGGGAACGAGCGCTATCGGGAGACGATATCCGTTCGGCCTACGGCACCGATGTGGGTGATAAGCTGCTTGCACAGCAGGCTCGGGACCTCAACGCTGTCGTCGGCGAGGCTGACGACACTGAGCGAATGCGCCGCATCGCTTCTTCGGCCAGACAGCAGGCCGCCGAGGGTATCGCCCCGTCGTCGTATGTCGCCTCGCATGCGCCGCTTTTCGAGGACCTGATAGACGACGCCTTTGCGGCGGTCCAAGACGGTGGCGACCCTGAAGAAGCAAAGCAGGACCTAAAAGCGGCGATGCGGGCGTCGTTGACCGGCATGGCTGCCGGGGCTGACGAGTTCGACGGCAGCGATACCGTCGAGCCGCTCGACGAAAGCGACTACATCGAGGAGTTGACCGCGGACGACCTCTTCGAGTCGATTCCATACGGGGTCTTTCTCATCGACGACGAGAACACGATGCTGGGGTACAACACCGCAATCAACCGGCTTCTGGGGCTTGATGCGGACCACCGGGAGTTCCTCGGACGGGACTGCCGGGAAACGCTTGCGGCGGCGACCTACACCGACAACTCCCGTCACCACGCCCTTGCTGACAAGGTCGTCGACGCGCCGCGCAATGCCGACGAGGAATGGGATGTCGAGCGCCGCGAAGACACCTTCAGCTTCATCGGCAACGATGACATCGTCTACGGCGATACGAGCGTCTCGGTAAACACAGAAGGCGAGGAGACGCACATCGACTTCCTCGCAGCACCCATCTTCGACGACGACGGGGAGCTACGGGCGGTTATCGAACTGGTCGAGGACCGCTCCGAGGCGGTCCGTGAACAAAAGGAGCTCAACGGACTTGTCACCGAGGTAACCGATACCCTCGACAGCATCGGCACCGGGGAACTCTCTTCGCGGGCCGACTTCGACGGTGACGACGAACTCGTCGAAGACGAGTTGCTGGATGTCGTCGAAGCGGTAAACGGGATGGCAGAGAACTTCGAACAGCTTGTTATCAGAGTCGAAGACCAGACGGAGGCGCTGGCCGAATCGATAGCACGGGCGACAGACAGCGCACACAGCATCGATAGGCAGGTCGAAGACCAGACTGAATCGCTCGAGGAGGTGAGCAACGAACTCGAATCGTTCTCGGCGACGATGGAGGAAGTCGCCGCAAGCTCCAACGAGGTCGCGACGGCCGCCGAAAGCGCCCTCGACAACGCCGAACGCGGCGTCGATTCCGGGCAGGATGCCAAGGCAGTCACCGACGAGGTCAACGAGCTGAGCGAACAGCTCGTCGACTCGGTTGCGGAACTGGACGAGTATATGGCCGAAATCGGGGAGGTCGTCGACATTATTGCCGACGTAGCCGACCAGACGAACATCCTCGCGCTGAACGCCAACATCGAGGCCGCTCGCGTCGACGCCGACGGCGACGGGTTCGGCGTCGTCGCCGACGAGGTGAAGTCGCTGGCCAACGAGACCCAACAGTACACCGACGAAATCCGCGACCGCATCGAGACGGTGCAAGGACAGACCGACACGACCGTCGAGGAAGTCGAACGGACCAACGACCACATCCGCGAGGTTCGCGAGGAGATCGACGAGTCGCTGTCGGCGCTCGATGAACTCTCAGAGAGCATCGAAGACGCGGCCGAAGGCATCCAGGAAGTCGCGGAGGCCAACGACGAGCAGGCCGCAACTGTCGAGGAGGTGACCGCCACCGTCGATGAGGTCCGCGAGCAAGCCCACGAGGTCAAACAGGAGACAAACGACATCGTCGAGGAAGCAGAAACACAGGAGGCGGCCGTCGGAACGCTCTCCGAGCGGGTCGAACGGCTCTCGACGGACGCCACAGAAAACGACGGCGACGGCTTCGACGAAACCACCGCCGAGGACAGCGACGACTGACTGCGCGGACGGCTTTTATTCGTTGGGCTCGTAGTTCGCGTATGCTTCAGGTTCGCGGCTCGGCCCACGGGACTGCGCTGACCGGAACACTCTACGAGCCGGACGACGAGCCGCCGACGTTCAGCGGCGCGCCCGACGACAACGCACCCTACGTGTGGGTCTGTGACGCCTTCTATGAGGTCGAAAGCGGCGGCCGAACCCAGACGCTCGGCGACCGAACGCTGCAGGTAGCCTTTGAGTCGCCGATGCCACGGGGTTTCGACGACCGCGAGGCAGCGTTGGATGCCGCTGCCGACCATGTTCGGACACAGTTTGCCCGTCTCGGCGTCGACCGGTCGACGGTCGATATCGAAGTCATCGAAGCGGAGCCGCAACCGGAGTGATTTAGCAGCCGGCAGCCGAAGCGGCTCGCCGTGCGTGTCCTGAACTACCTCGAACTCGAAGCCAGGCTCCAGCGAAGCGGCATCGGGACCGCCACCCGCCAGCAGCGCCGGGCGCTCTCGCCGACCGATGTCGAGGTCGTAAAAACGCCGTGGAACGGTGCCAATCCTGCGGAGGCAGCCTTTCGGCGGGCGGTTGGTGGCCGGTTCTTCGAGCGGGTCGACCTCGCCCACTGCAACCTCGTCGGTCCCGGCTCGGCGGCCGTTGCCCGGCGGGCGATACGGACGGGGACGCCGTTGGTCCTCCATGCACACATCACGCGCGAGGACTTCGCCGGAAGCTTCCGCGGCTCGCGGGCTGTCGGGCCGGTGCTGGAGCGATACCTTCGGTGGTTCTACTCGCAGGCGGACCTCGTCGTCTGCCCGAGCGAGCATACGAAACGGGTGCTGTCGTCGTATCCGGTCGATGCGCCGGTTCGTGTCGTAACGAACGGTGTCGATATCGAGTCGCTCGCCGGCCACGAGGCGCTCCGGGACCGCTATCGGAGCCGGTTTGACCTCGACGGGACCGTCGTTTTCGCTGTCGGCAACGTCTTCGAGCGCAAGGGGCTGACAGCGTTCTGCCGGCTGGCCGAACGGACCGACTACGAGTTCGTCTGGTTCGGTCCCTACGACACCGGGCCACACGCTTCGCCGACAGTCCGCCGGTGGGTCAAGGACCCGCCGGAGAACGTCACGTTCACCGGCTGGGTCGACGATATTCGAGGTGCATACGCGGCAGGCGATATCTACCTGTTTCCGACGAAGGCCGAAAACCAAGGCATCGCCGTGCTGGAGGCGATGGCCTGTGGCAACGCGGTCATCCTGCGCGATATCCCGGTTTTCGAGGAGTTCTACACTCACGGCGAGGACTGCCTGAAATGCGACACCCGCTCGGAGTTCGAGGCGGCGATAGACCGGCTCGCGTCCGACCCTGACCTCCGGGCCCGTCTCGGCGACACGGCCGCAACGACGGCACGCGAACACGGTCTGGACCGCGTCGCTGAGGAGCTACGGGATGCCTACAGTGACGCCCAGCGGCTTGCCGGGGCGGAACACACAACCGATTAAACCCCGGTTGCCGAACGGGTCGACATGCGGACCGTCGCGGCCTTCACGGATACGTATTTGCCGACGGTCAACGGCGTCAGCTATACCGCCAGCACGTGGCGGGACCGCTGGTGTCGCCGCGGCGGTCGGATGCCGCTTGTCTATCCGGCGGCCGACGGCTACCAGCCCGAAGACGGCGAGCATCCGGTCGGCAGCGTCCGGTTCCCGTGGTATGAGGGGTTCCGGCTCGGCCGGCCAGCCGTCCCCGACGCCGTCGAGCGAGCAGCGCCGGATGTCGTCCACGCGCACACGCCGTTCGCGCTGGGGCTGGCGGCCGCACGGTTGGCCGCCCGGTCCGACGCGCCACTTATCGTGTCCTACCACACGCCGGTCAGCGAGTACGCCGGCTACGTCAGCGACGCCTTCGCCGACGCTGTCGGCGTCGCTGCCGACCGTTACGAGCGATGGTTTCTCAACCGTGCTGACGCTGTCGTCGCGCCCTCACAGACTGCTGCCGAACGCATCGACGCCGAGGAGACGCCGGTCTACGTCGTCTCCAACGGCGTCGACACCGACCGGTTCCGGCCGGTCGGAGAACACGCCGTGACAGCGTTCCGCGACCGGTACGGGCTCCCGGATGGCCCGCTGGTCGGGTATACGGGCCGGCACGGCCGCGAAAAGCGGCTCGGGGATGTATTGGCGGCAACGGCCGGCCTCGATGCCGGTGTCGTCATCGCCGGTGCGGGGCCGGCAACACCGGAACTCCGGCGGCGGACCGCCGCCCGCGAGGATGTCCGGCTACTCGGGTTCTTAGAGCGAAACGAGCTTCCGGCCTTCTATACGGCACTGGATGCCTTCGCGTTTCCCAGCCCCGTCGAAACACAGGGGCTTGTCGCGCTGGAGGCCATCGCCTGCGGAACGCCCGTCGTCGCCGCCGACGGCGGCGCGCTTCCGGAAACCGTCGACAGCGGCGAGACCGGCTGCCATTTCCCGGTCGGCGATGTTAGGGCGTTTCGGACTGCGCTCCGGCAGACACTCGCACGGACGGACGTTCTCAGCGACCGCTGCGTGGCACGTCGCGAGCAACTGGCCGTCGAGCGCGCCATCGACCGGCTTGGAGACGTCTACGAAACAGTTACGCATGCCTGAGCGGAGCGCCCGAAGAGCGGTCGCGGCGATGTGCCGGGTGTTTTAACAGCGTTCCTCGCAGATGCGGTCGACGATGCGTCCGGTCGATAGAATCTTGTCATCACCATCGCGCGCCGAGGCCCGTGCGACTTCGCAGTCGATTCCCTCCTCTGTGAGCATCTCTGCGAGCCGTTCGTCGTCGTGATGCTGGTCGTGGCCGAGGACGATAACGTCGGGGTCGATATCACGAATCGGGACGAAGAAATCGTCGGTGTGGCCGAGCCGTGCCGAGTCGACTGGGTCGAGCCCGGCGACCATCTCCCGGCGCTGTTCATCGGGAACGATAGGTGGCTGTTTGTGGGTGACGTTCTGACTGCGAGCGACGATAACGTGTAGTTCGTCGCCCATAGATTTGGCTTCGGTCAGATAGTAGAGGTGCCCCGGATGTAACAGGTCGAATGTGCCTTGGGCGACAACGCGTCTCATCGCATCTCCCGGTCGATGTCGGCCTGCGTGAAATCGAAGAACTGGTCGTCAGGCACGTCAACGGAGAGAACGTCGAGGTCTATCGGCTCCCCTTCGCGGTCGAAGGCTCGCCAGTCGCTCCGCCGGTAGGGTGCGCCGACGATGATGTGGACCTGTCCCTTGGTGAACGTCGCAAGGTCGGCGTCGCTCGGGCGTAGTACGCCGTTTGGATGTGAGTGAACAGAGCCGACGCTGTTGAGGTCGTTCGGCATATAGGTCGGTTTGAACTCGGCGCTTGTCGGGTTGGTTTTGGTTCCCGGCGCAAGCAGTACGTCGGTGATGACGGTCCCGTCGCGGTCGAGTCCCAGCGAGCGCGCGTCCTGTCCCCGAAGCTGTCCCATATACTCGTTGGGGTGTGAGTCCTCCGAAGCCTGCAGTGCAAACTGCAGCGCGTCGTCGGCGATGCCGATGACCTCTTTCGACCGGAAGAGCGTCGGCTTCCACAGCGACCCGAGCAGTCCCATACACGCAAGTGGGTTCGGACGACAACTAAGGCTTCCGGGTTCGAGGGGCACTTCGGGCAGGGTGGACAGCGCGTCGAGTTGATACAACACCCTTAAAACGTGTCGGAACCGACAGTTCCACAATGACTCACTCCGCGGCCGGCGACGCCGGCGGCAACCGCTCTGCAGAGGTCGTCTACGAGCTGGCTCCCGGTTGTACCCTCGAAGATATCGAGGCGGGGGCCGCATATCTGGCGACCGTCAACGGCGTTGTCGATTACGGCGTCTTCGTCGACCTCTCCGAGCACGTCTCGGGGCTCGTCCACGAATCGAACCTGCAAAACGACCACGATGTCGGCGACGAACTCGTCGTCGAACTCGTCGAGGAACGCGAGAACGGCGACCTCGGTTTCGAGGAACTCGACGCTGACCCCGACGAGGTCGACCGGACCTCGGTAAACGAGGGCACGGCGGCGAGAACCGGCGACCTCGCAGACCACGTCGGCGAGACCGTCCACCTCGAAGGCGACATCGTCCAAATAAAACAGACCGCCGGACCGACCATCTTCTCGCTGCGCGACGGCGACGGCGTCGTCCCGTGTGCAGCCTTCGAATCAGCCGGCGTCCGCGCCTACCCGGCTGTTGAACTCGACGACACGGTCCGCATTACCGGTGCCGTCGAGACCCACGAGGGAGCACTCCAACTCGAAGTCGACAAGTTGGTCCGGCTCCGCGGTGAGGCGGCCGACGAGGTTCGGACCGAACTCGATGCCGACCTCGAAGCGCGTGCGGCTCCCGCGGATGTCGAGCCGCTCATCGAGTGGCCGGCCTTCGAGAAGCTCCACGATGACCTTGCCGACCTCGCTCGCCGGCTCCGGCGGGCCGTGCTTGAATCGCGCCCCATTCGGCTCCGTCACCACGCCGACGGCGACGGCATGTGTGCCTCCCTCCCGGTGCAAATCGCCCTCGAACGGTTCATCGACGAGGTCCACCACGACCCCGACGCCGGCCGCCATCTGCTCAAGCGGCTGCCGTCGAAGGCCCCGTTCTACGAGATGGAGGATGTCACCCGCGACCTCAACTTCGCGCTTGAGGACCGCGAGCGCCACGGCCAGCGGCTTCCGCTGCTGTTCATGGTCGACAACGGCTCGACCGAAGAAGACACCCCTGCCTACCGTGCCGTCTCGGAGTACGACATCCCGGTGCTCGTCGTCGACCACCACCACCCCGACCCCGACGCCGTCGGCCCGCTCGTCGAACAGCACGTCAATCCGTATCTCCACGACGAGGACT from Natronomonas pharaonis DSM 2160 includes the following:
- a CDS encoding adenylyltransferase/cytidyltransferase family protein yields the protein MRRVVAQGTFDLLHPGHLYYLTEAKSMGDELHVIVARSQNVTHKQPPIVPDEQRREMVAGLDPVDSARLGHTDDFFVPIRDIDPDVIVLGHDQHHDDERLAEMLTEEGIDCEVARASARDGDDKILSTGRIVDRICEERC
- a CDS encoding methyl-accepting chemotaxis protein is translated as MVSGIFAQLAGVVDGSDTGGDRAENAGGNSESPGERLERVRTAVGYDDADAARLADETGAIDGGERALSGDDIRSAYGTDVGDKLLAQQARDLNAVVGEADDTERMRRIASSARQQAAEGIAPSSYVASHAPLFEDLIDDAFAAVQDGGDPEEAKQDLKAAMRASLTGMAAGADEFDGSDTVEPLDESDYIEELTADDLFESIPYGVFLIDDENTMLGYNTAINRLLGLDADHREFLGRDCRETLAAATYTDNSRHHALADKVVDAPRNADEEWDVERREDTFSFIGNDDIVYGDTSVSVNTEGEETHIDFLAAPIFDDDGELRAVIELVEDRSEAVREQKELNGLVTEVTDTLDSIGTGELSSRADFDGDDELVEDELLDVVEAVNGMAENFEQLVIRVEDQTEALAESIARATDSAHSIDRQVEDQTESLEEVSNELESFSATMEEVAASSNEVATAAESALDNAERGVDSGQDAKAVTDEVNELSEQLVDSVAELDEYMAEIGEVVDIIADVADQTNILALNANIEAARVDADGDGFGVVADEVKSLANETQQYTDEIRDRIETVQGQTDTTVEEVERTNDHIREVREEIDESLSALDELSESIEDAAEGIQEVAEANDEQAATVEEVTATVDEVREQAHEVKQETNDIVEEAETQEAAVGTLSERVERLSTDATENDGDGFDETTAEDSDD
- a CDS encoding glycosyltransferase family 4 protein, with protein sequence MRTVAAFTDTYLPTVNGVSYTASTWRDRWCRRGGRMPLVYPAADGYQPEDGEHPVGSVRFPWYEGFRLGRPAVPDAVERAAPDVVHAHTPFALGLAAARLAARSDAPLIVSYHTPVSEYAGYVSDAFADAVGVAADRYERWFLNRADAVVAPSQTAAERIDAEETPVYVVSNGVDTDRFRPVGEHAVTAFRDRYGLPDGPLVGYTGRHGREKRLGDVLAATAGLDAGVVIAGAGPATPELRRRTAAREDVRLLGFLERNELPAFYTALDAFAFPSPVETQGLVALEAIACGTPVVAADGGALPETVDSGETGCHFPVGDVRAFRTALRQTLARTDVLSDRCVARREQLAVERAIDRLGDVYETVTHA
- a CDS encoding Mov34/MPN/PAD-1 family protein; translated protein: MGLLGSLWKPTLFRSKEVIGIADDALQFALQASEDSHPNEYMGQLRGQDARSLGLDRDGTVITDVLLAPGTKTNPTSAEFKPTYMPNDLNSVGSVHSHPNGVLRPSDADLATFTKGQVHIIVGAPYRRSDWRAFDREGEPIDLDVLSVDVPDDQFFDFTQADIDREMR
- a CDS encoding 30S ribosomal protein S3ae yields the protein MSERSVSKQKQEKRWYTVMAPEIFDRAELGETPADEPEQVYDRTVQTTLGELQNDPSENNTKLTFQISDVGSDTAYTDFVQHELTRDYLRSLTRRGTSKVDAFVTVLTTDDYRVQVQPVAYTTKSADRSQEQAIRSTMVDLVEESAADNTFADLIDSIVEGRLSSAIYNEAKTIYPLRRVEIQKTRLQASPEEVAAEEEASVDVDD
- a CDS encoding DUF7113 family protein; protein product: MLQVRGSAHGTALTGTLYEPDDEPPTFSGAPDDNAPYVWVCDAFYEVESGGRTQTLGDRTLQVAFESPMPRGFDDREAALDAAADHVRTQFARLGVDRSTVDIEVIEAEPQPE
- a CDS encoding glycosyltransferase family 4 protein, which gives rise to MRVLNYLELEARLQRSGIGTATRQQRRALSPTDVEVVKTPWNGANPAEAAFRRAVGGRFFERVDLAHCNLVGPGSAAVARRAIRTGTPLVLHAHITREDFAGSFRGSRAVGPVLERYLRWFYSQADLVVCPSEHTKRVLSSYPVDAPVRVVTNGVDIESLAGHEALRDRYRSRFDLDGTVVFAVGNVFERKGLTAFCRLAERTDYEFVWFGPYDTGPHASPTVRRWVKDPPENVTFTGWVDDIRGAYAAGDIYLFPTKAENQGIAVLEAMACGNAVILRDIPVFEEFYTHGEDCLKCDTRSEFEAAIDRLASDPDLRARLGDTAATTAREHGLDRVAEELRDAYSDAQRLAGAEHTTD
- a CDS encoding DHH family phosphoesterase, translated to MTHSAAGDAGGNRSAEVVYELAPGCTLEDIEAGAAYLATVNGVVDYGVFVDLSEHVSGLVHESNLQNDHDVGDELVVELVEERENGDLGFEELDADPDEVDRTSVNEGTAARTGDLADHVGETVHLEGDIVQIKQTAGPTIFSLRDGDGVVPCAAFESAGVRAYPAVELDDTVRITGAVETHEGALQLEVDKLVRLRGEAADEVRTELDADLEARAAPADVEPLIEWPAFEKLHDDLADLARRLRRAVLESRPIRLRHHADGDGMCASLPVQIALERFIDEVHHDPDAGRHLLKRLPSKAPFYEMEDVTRDLNFALEDRERHGQRLPLLFMVDNGSTEEDTPAYRAVSEYDIPVLVVDHHHPDPDAVGPLVEQHVNPYLHDEDYRITTGMMCVELARMIDPSLTEELEHVPAVAGLSDRSKADAMDQYLELAADAGYDESDLQDIGEALDYAAHWLRYQSGRNLIKDILNLDCDDAARHRELVSFLADRAERDVAEQIDDAEPHVEHERLDNGAHLYRLDVENHARRFTYPAPGKTTGELHDRKVTETGDPVITIGYGPDFAVLRSDGVRLDIPNMVTELKSEVDGAGVSGGGHLVVGSIKFVPGMREPVIDALVEKMADAELDEDLRSTLVRDD